One stretch of Microvirga lotononidis DNA includes these proteins:
- the queG gene encoding tRNA epoxyqueuosine(34) reductase QueG yields the protein MVRQDQVPAVLSRAPRGPGAGDGAGGTLRRPGFLDGNALKAAFVERARALGFDTIRIATPDSIPLAPERLKAWLEAGHHGSMEWMAETAERRADPRTLWPEVRSIILLGLNYAPSGNPLAELARTDRGYISVYARNRDYHDVIKGKLKEAAGFLASKASSDVKVFVDTAPVMEKPLAEAAGLGWQGKHTVVVSREFGDWLFLGAIFTTAELPPDAPERDHCGSCRRCLDICPTNAFPAPYQLDARRCISYLTIEHKGHIPAELRPGIGNRIFGCDDCLAVCPWNKFAQAGREARLVQRNDLAALPLAELARLDDPSFRVRFAGTPVKRTGRDRFIRNVLIAIGNSRDAALADEALRLLDDASPLVRAMAVWALARLLPPEALARHAEERLKREDDPDVREEWRRGMTAARAVA from the coding sequence GATCAAGTCCCGGCCGTCCTTTCGCGCGCTCCTCGCGGACCGGGTGCCGGGGATGGCGCCGGCGGGACATTACGACGACCTGGATTTCTAGACGGCAACGCTCTCAAGGCGGCGTTCGTCGAGCGCGCGAGGGCGCTCGGCTTCGACACGATCCGCATCGCCACGCCGGATTCGATCCCGCTGGCGCCGGAGCGGCTCAAGGCTTGGCTCGAGGCCGGCCATCACGGCTCCATGGAATGGATGGCGGAAACCGCCGAGCGCCGTGCGGATCCGAGAACCCTCTGGCCCGAGGTGCGCAGTATCATCCTGCTCGGGCTGAACTATGCTCCCTCCGGGAACCCGTTGGCGGAGCTGGCGCGGACGGATCGCGGCTACATCTCGGTCTATGCCCGCAACCGAGACTATCACGACGTGATCAAGGGCAAGCTCAAGGAGGCGGCAGGGTTTCTCGCTTCCAAGGCCTCGTCGGACGTGAAGGTCTTCGTCGATACGGCCCCCGTCATGGAGAAGCCGCTCGCGGAAGCGGCAGGCCTCGGTTGGCAGGGCAAGCACACGGTCGTGGTCTCGCGCGAGTTCGGCGACTGGCTTTTCCTGGGCGCGATCTTCACCACGGCGGAGCTTCCGCCCGACGCGCCGGAGCGGGACCATTGCGGCTCATGCCGCCGCTGCCTGGACATCTGCCCGACGAACGCCTTTCCCGCGCCCTACCAGCTCGATGCGCGGCGCTGCATCTCGTATCTCACCATCGAGCACAAGGGACATATCCCGGCGGAGCTTCGCCCTGGCATCGGCAACCGGATCTTCGGCTGCGACGATTGCCTCGCCGTCTGCCCGTGGAACAAGTTCGCCCAGGCGGGGCGCGAGGCGCGGTTGGTGCAGCGGAACGATCTCGCAGCGCTGCCGCTGGCGGAGCTGGCGCGGCTCGACGATCCGAGCTTTCGCGTCCGGTTCGCCGGAACGCCAGTCAAGCGGACCGGACGCGACCGCTTCATCCGCAACGTGCTCATCGCCATTGGCAATTCACGGGATGCCGCCCTAGCCGACGAAGCCCTGCGCCTCCTCGACGATGCCTCGCCGCTCGTGCGGGCAATGGCGGTCTGGGCCCTTGCTCGCCTGCTTCCGCCGGAGGCTTTGGCCCGTCACGCCGAAGAGCGGTTGAAGCGCGAGGACGATCCGGATGTACGCGAGGAATGGCGGCGGGGAATGACAGCGGCTAGGGCGGTGGCCTAA